The following are encoded together in the Sinorhizobium terangae genome:
- a CDS encoding Rieske (2Fe-2S) protein → MGEQYVCKSFEFKEGERRIIRIGDDEIGVFRHEGEFFAYSNYCVHQGGPACEGLIIARVEERLRPDKTSMGLFFSEKDMSFACPWHGYEYDMRTGQHIADRRVRLRKYEVLQKGEDIYVVV, encoded by the coding sequence TTGGGCGAGCAATACGTCTGTAAGTCGTTCGAATTCAAGGAAGGTGAACGGCGGATCATCCGGATCGGCGATGATGAAATTGGCGTGTTCAGGCACGAGGGCGAATTTTTCGCCTATAGCAATTACTGCGTTCACCAGGGTGGACCGGCTTGCGAAGGGCTGATCATCGCGCGGGTCGAGGAGCGCCTACGACCTGACAAGACATCAATGGGGCTCTTCTTTTCCGAGAAGGACATGAGCTTCGCCTGTCCCTGGCATGGCTATGAATATGACATGCGCACCGGCCAGCACATTGCCGACCGAAGGGTCCGCTTGCGCAAATATGAAGTCCTGCAGAAGGGGGAGGATATCTATGTCGTCGTCTGA
- a CDS encoding amidohydrolase family protein — translation MDLISDRGRRVPIEDLNTTRLLDHAAKQARDRRYEDVLIVDCDAHHYENENLSEIIPFMENEVFKQLSLSSRTKGRGHISPVGYGWQDMGGRVTRYPMRSSEKTPVEKGPKRDVELGFRWMDAMGVDYSCLFPTGMLNIGLHPQKEMEFELSWAYARWVTEKVLPESQGRMYTMLGLPFSDPEGCLRMVETFGDRKGVGGFMVTSVREKMAVYDNAYMKLYRALEERGLALAFHSGPNWNSSTFQSCNRFISAHALGFSWFSILHCTNWVVNGMGERFPKLPVIWIESGLAWIPFLMQKLDHEFMLRPSECPLLKKKPSDYMRDMFYSTQPMEIQDMQALETTFRMMNAETQLMYASDYPHWDFDLPSTIWDLPFLSDKAKHNIIGGTAARLFKLEPRNEAQRQNLIKYGNYRGSAATSPARRSESIQPAL, via the coding sequence ATGGACCTTATATCCGATCGCGGCCGCCGCGTGCCAATCGAAGACCTCAACACGACCAGGCTACTCGACCATGCAGCCAAGCAGGCGCGTGACCGCAGATATGAAGATGTGCTGATCGTAGATTGCGATGCGCATCATTACGAGAATGAGAATCTCTCCGAGATCATCCCCTTTATGGAAAACGAGGTCTTCAAACAGCTCTCGCTTTCCAGCCGCACCAAAGGACGCGGCCATATTTCGCCGGTCGGCTACGGCTGGCAGGACATGGGTGGGCGGGTAACCCGCTATCCCATGCGGTCCTCGGAGAAGACGCCCGTCGAGAAGGGACCGAAGCGGGATGTCGAGCTCGGCTTCCGCTGGATGGACGCAATGGGGGTCGACTATTCATGCCTTTTCCCGACAGGCATGCTGAACATCGGCCTGCATCCCCAGAAGGAGATGGAGTTCGAACTGTCCTGGGCCTATGCCCGCTGGGTGACCGAGAAAGTCCTGCCGGAATCGCAGGGTCGTATGTACACGATGCTGGGCCTGCCTTTCAGCGATCCGGAAGGCTGTCTGCGCATGGTGGAGACCTTCGGCGACCGCAAGGGCGTGGGCGGTTTCATGGTCACTTCCGTTCGAGAGAAGATGGCCGTCTATGACAACGCCTATATGAAGCTCTACCGGGCTCTGGAAGAACGTGGGCTTGCGCTTGCTTTCCATTCGGGGCCGAATTGGAACTCTTCGACCTTCCAAAGCTGCAATCGCTTTATTTCCGCGCACGCTCTCGGCTTTAGCTGGTTCAGCATCCTGCACTGCACCAACTGGGTCGTGAACGGAATGGGCGAGCGTTTCCCCAAGCTGCCGGTTATCTGGATTGAATCCGGGCTCGCATGGATCCCCTTCCTCATGCAGAAGCTCGACCACGAATTCATGCTCCGCCCCTCGGAATGTCCGCTTCTGAAGAAGAAACCATCGGACTACATGCGGGACATGTTCTATTCCACCCAGCCGATGGAGATCCAGGATATGCAGGCCCTGGAAACGACGTTCCGGATGATGAATGCCGAAACGCAGCTGATGTATGCCTCGGATTATCCTCACTGGGATTTCGACCTGCCGTCGACCATCTGGGATCTCCCTTTCCTAAGCGACAAGGCGAAGCACAACATCATCGGTGGAACGGCGGCCCGCCTTTTCAAGCTGGAGCCGCGCAACGAGGCTCAGCGGCAGAACCTGATCAAATATGGAAATTATCGGGGCTCGGCGGCCACGTCGCCGGCGCGGCGATCGGAATCGATCCAACCCGCTCTTTGA
- a CDS encoding urate hydroxylase PuuD, translating to MYEFAIAWDWLTFAVRWLHVITGIAWIGSSFYFVALDLGLRQRQGLPVGAYGEEWQVHGGGFYHIQKYLVAPENMPEHLIWFKWESYVTWLSGFGMLALVYYAGADLYLIDPNVLDVSKPTAIAISLASLVFGWLAYDTVCRSPLGNDNTRLMVLLYFVLVGVAWGYTQLFTGRAAYLHLGAFTATIMSANVFFIIIPNQKKVVADLIAGRTPDPALGKQAKQRSTHNNYLTLPVLFLMLSNHYPLAFGTQYNWMIASLVFLMGVTIRHWFNTRHARKGSPTWTWLVTAVLFIVIMWLSTVPKILSQGGEAQASTAEQSVVASADFEKVRDTVLGRCSMCHAKEPGWEGLIVPPKGVVLENDGEIVAHAREIYLQAGRSHAMPPANVTGITEEERRLLVSWYETAVKEGKLQ from the coding sequence ATGTATGAATTTGCCATTGCCTGGGACTGGCTGACATTTGCCGTGAGATGGCTGCATGTCATCACCGGCATCGCCTGGATCGGTTCGTCCTTCTACTTCGTCGCGCTCGACCTTGGCTTGAGACAGCGGCAGGGCCTGCCGGTCGGCGCCTATGGCGAGGAATGGCAGGTCCACGGTGGCGGCTTCTATCACATCCAGAAATATCTGGTGGCGCCGGAAAACATGCCCGAGCACCTGATCTGGTTCAAATGGGAGTCCTACGTCACCTGGCTTTCCGGCTTCGGAATGCTTGCCCTTGTCTACTATGCCGGTGCCGACCTCTATCTGATCGATCCGAACGTACTCGACGTGTCGAAGCCGACGGCGATCGCCATTTCGCTCGCCTCGCTTGTTTTCGGCTGGCTCGCCTATGACACCGTCTGTCGCTCGCCGCTCGGCAACGACAACACCCGGCTGATGGTGCTGCTCTATTTCGTGCTTGTGGGTGTTGCCTGGGGCTACACCCAGCTCTTCACCGGCCGGGCCGCCTATCTGCATCTCGGCGCCTTCACGGCGACGATCATGTCGGCGAACGTGTTCTTCATCATCATTCCGAACCAGAAGAAGGTCGTTGCCGATCTGATCGCGGGCCGGACGCCCGATCCGGCGCTCGGCAAGCAGGCAAAGCAGCGCTCGACCCACAACAACTACCTGACGCTGCCCGTTCTGTTCCTGATGCTGTCGAACCACTATCCGCTGGCCTTCGGCACCCAGTACAACTGGATGATCGCTTCGCTCGTCTTCCTGATGGGGGTCACGATCCGCCACTGGTTCAACACCCGGCACGCCCGCAAGGGCAGCCCGACCTGGACCTGGCTCGTCACCGCTGTGCTCTTCATCGTGATCATGTGGCTCTCGACCGTGCCCAAGATTCTTTCCCAAGGCGGCGAAGCCCAAGCTTCAACGGCCGAACAGTCCGTTGTCGCGTCGGCGGACTTCGAAAAGGTGCGCGACACCGTGCTCGGCCGCTGCTCCATGTGCCATGCCAAGGAGCCCGGCTGGGAGGGGCTCATCGTGCCGCCGAAGGGCGTCGTCCTGGAAAACGACGGCGAAATCGTCGCGCATGCCCGCGAAATCTATCTGCAGGCCGGGCGCTCGCATGCCATGCCGCCCGCCAATGTTACCGGTATAACCGAAGAAGAACGCCGCCTGCTGGTCTCCTGGTATGAAACGGCGGTGAAGGAAGGAAAGCTTCAATGA
- a CDS encoding LysR family transcriptional regulator codes for MTYFRKVVELGNMTAAADMLNVAQPALGSQIKQLEGELGIELLVRHSRGITPTPAGRLLYTHAQHILDDVATAANEVRALKAAKRIELRLGVGRTMSTLLGQDLLADAHQTMPDVTIRVVEERPPALLHALEAGQVDVAFLNNVGEWSGLKRTAVLEEDLLFVTASSQAAQEESIEFTEALQYELAIGGERGVLRHIVESEARRLSLDVRIAREVHSVDSLAFGTAAMIVPYGLIAKEVREGTLVARRIIKPALTRTLYMVRRHSKVPVLDDQRVIDHLQRLMNVYLSLVKPWARLLQ; via the coding sequence TTGACCTATTTCCGCAAGGTTGTCGAACTTGGCAACATGACGGCTGCGGCCGACATGTTGAACGTCGCGCAACCTGCGCTCGGCTCGCAGATCAAGCAGCTCGAAGGCGAGCTCGGCATCGAATTGCTTGTGCGGCACTCACGCGGCATCACTCCGACGCCGGCGGGAAGGCTTCTCTACACGCACGCGCAGCATATTCTCGACGATGTCGCAACGGCAGCCAACGAAGTCCGCGCGCTCAAGGCGGCAAAGCGGATCGAATTGCGGCTCGGAGTCGGCCGAACAATGTCAACGCTACTCGGCCAGGATCTCTTGGCCGATGCGCATCAAACAATGCCGGATGTCACGATCCGTGTCGTTGAAGAGCGACCACCGGCTCTGTTGCATGCTTTGGAAGCGGGACAAGTCGATGTCGCATTCCTCAACAATGTCGGTGAATGGTCCGGCTTGAAACGAACAGCCGTCCTGGAAGAGGATCTTCTGTTCGTCACCGCTTCCAGCCAAGCCGCACAGGAAGAAAGCATCGAATTTACAGAGGCCCTGCAATACGAGCTCGCAATTGGTGGTGAACGCGGCGTTCTGCGCCATATTGTCGAAAGCGAAGCCAGAAGGTTGTCGCTCGATGTTCGCATCGCCCGTGAAGTTCATTCGGTCGATTCACTTGCCTTTGGTACCGCGGCGATGATCGTGCCTTATGGTCTGATCGCTAAAGAAGTGCGCGAAGGAACGCTCGTCGCTCGCCGCATAATAAAGCCTGCCCTAACGCGTACGCTCTATATGGTTCGTCGACATTCCAAAGTGCCGGTTTTGGACGATCAGCGTGTGATCGATCACCTCCAGAGGCTGATGAATGTCTATCTGAGCTTGGTCAAACCCTGGGCGCGATTGCTTCAATAG
- a CDS encoding Bug family tripartite tricarboxylate transporter substrate binding protein, which translates to MSIYPRGIAVGAALLACGWATIATAQSGPEYFNGKTVNYIIATEPGGGYDTYGRLVCEFMQKHLPGSTFVVRNMPGAGNLLGANYIAASSPDGLTIGSFNTGLVYSQLSGNEGVRFDLTKMSWIGKAASDPRVVVVAADANIKDFKELQNLDKKLKFSTSGAGSASEVNTTILVSALKLPIDVISGYSGNDDQLAIMRGEVQGVISSRSSFEPFVKEGHGKFLAQIGGSDTDVPQLATLVDNKEAQKAIALVESQSDISRLTVGPEGIPDDILKTLRDAYSAAISDPEFIAKANKLGLPLDPAVGDEVANLVKKALDQSPEMVDFLKHALKKD; encoded by the coding sequence ATGAGCATTTATCCGAGAGGCATCGCAGTTGGTGCCGCTCTCCTCGCATGTGGATGGGCAACGATTGCCACGGCGCAATCAGGGCCAGAATACTTCAATGGTAAGACGGTCAATTATATCATCGCGACTGAACCCGGCGGTGGTTATGACACCTATGGCCGGCTGGTCTGCGAGTTCATGCAGAAACATCTGCCGGGTTCGACCTTTGTCGTGCGCAATATGCCCGGGGCCGGCAACCTGCTTGGCGCGAATTACATCGCCGCGTCGAGCCCGGACGGCTTGACGATCGGCAGCTTCAACACGGGGCTCGTCTACAGCCAGCTCTCTGGGAATGAAGGCGTCAGGTTCGACCTTACGAAGATGTCGTGGATCGGCAAGGCAGCCTCGGACCCGCGTGTCGTTGTGGTCGCGGCTGATGCCAATATCAAGGATTTCAAGGAACTGCAGAATCTCGACAAGAAGCTGAAGTTCTCCACATCGGGAGCAGGCAGTGCGTCCGAGGTCAATACAACGATCCTTGTTAGCGCATTGAAGCTGCCGATTGATGTCATCAGCGGCTACAGCGGCAATGACGACCAGCTCGCCATCATGCGGGGCGAAGTACAGGGTGTGATCAGCTCTCGGTCGAGCTTCGAACCCTTCGTCAAGGAAGGCCATGGCAAGTTCCTTGCGCAGATTGGTGGCTCGGATACCGATGTTCCTCAGTTGGCAACCTTGGTTGACAACAAGGAAGCGCAAAAGGCCATCGCACTCGTCGAATCGCAGAGCGACATCTCGCGCCTTACCGTCGGTCCGGAGGGAATTCCTGACGACATCTTGAAGACGTTGCGGGACGCTTATTCTGCAGCGATATCCGATCCGGAATTCATCGCCAAAGCCAACAAGCTCGGCCTGCCGCTCGACCCGGCCGTTGGTGATGAGGTCGCTAATCTGGTCAAGAAGGCACTCGATCAATCGCCGGAAATGGTCGACTTCTTGAAGCACGCACTCAAGAAGGACTGA
- a CDS encoding thiamine pyrophosphate-binding protein: MTMQEKVDPKAKALEESESAAPSGWQSDVIADLIKQYGFPFITLNPGASYRGLHDSLVNHNGNAPEMLVCLHEKIAVEIAHGYAKATGKPLAVIVHNVVGLLHATLGVYTAYTDRAPVFLIGATGPMDEGKRRPRVDWAHTANVQGTQVRDYVKWDYQPGGIDGVVDSFARAYSIMMTEPRGPIYMVYDAALQEAPLAAPVTLPSPASATVPSRMAPDPKALEEAADRLVSAEWPVLLPQYVGCDPNGFSNMVALAEALGAPVVDTQWRLNFPTEHPLDMRMNKDVFKEADLITLLDCRDWERPTHVNDRINRTLQPLFPKGCEWLDIGFADIEISKWAADCQRYPDCSQRLLADPALAMPALTSLISERSREDRRLARRIEERSNAVARMHDAQRAKWREEALENWNASPITLPRLATEVWAKIRYEDWVLTTNPFEDWAPKLWDFEKHYRWTGRGLGPGTQIGLSLGIALAHRGTGRLVVNCQTDGDLLFDVGALWFAAKHKVPFLCVMHNNRAYYNDWEHQVTVAEQRGTPVNRAHIGMDLFDPAPDFATLARGCGWYAEGPIEDPADVGPALERAIAKVKSGVPALIDTITQFTG; the protein is encoded by the coding sequence ATGACGATGCAGGAGAAGGTTGACCCGAAGGCCAAGGCGCTGGAGGAGAGCGAAAGTGCCGCACCATCCGGATGGCAGTCCGATGTGATCGCCGATCTGATCAAGCAATACGGCTTTCCCTTCATCACGCTCAATCCAGGCGCCAGTTATCGCGGTCTGCACGACTCGCTTGTCAATCACAATGGCAATGCGCCGGAAATGCTGGTCTGCCTGCATGAAAAAATCGCCGTCGAGATCGCGCATGGCTATGCCAAGGCCACGGGGAAGCCGCTTGCTGTGATCGTCCACAACGTTGTCGGTCTGCTTCATGCGACGCTCGGCGTCTATACCGCCTATACTGACCGTGCGCCGGTTTTCCTGATCGGCGCCACCGGCCCGATGGACGAGGGAAAGCGGCGTCCGCGTGTCGATTGGGCTCATACGGCCAATGTCCAGGGCACCCAGGTGCGCGACTATGTCAAGTGGGATTACCAGCCGGGTGGCATCGACGGTGTCGTCGACAGTTTCGCCCGCGCCTATTCGATCATGATGACGGAGCCGCGCGGTCCGATCTATATGGTCTATGATGCCGCGCTGCAGGAAGCGCCGCTTGCCGCGCCGGTTACCTTGCCGTCGCCGGCTTCGGCAACGGTGCCGAGCCGCATGGCGCCCGATCCGAAAGCGTTGGAAGAGGCTGCCGACCGCCTCGTTTCGGCCGAATGGCCGGTGTTGCTGCCGCAATATGTAGGCTGCGACCCGAACGGCTTTTCCAATATGGTCGCGCTTGCCGAGGCGCTCGGTGCACCCGTCGTTGATACGCAATGGCGACTGAACTTCCCGACCGAGCATCCACTCGACATGCGTATGAACAAGGATGTCTTCAAAGAGGCCGATCTTATCACCTTGCTCGATTGCCGGGACTGGGAGCGGCCGACCCATGTCAACGACCGGATCAACCGTACGCTGCAACCACTTTTCCCGAAGGGATGCGAGTGGCTGGACATCGGCTTTGCCGATATCGAGATTTCCAAATGGGCAGCCGATTGTCAGCGCTATCCCGACTGTTCGCAGCGGCTGCTTGCCGATCCGGCCCTTGCAATGCCGGCGCTCACCTCGCTGATTTCAGAACGTTCCAGGGAAGATAGAAGGCTTGCAAGGCGTATCGAGGAGCGGTCGAACGCGGTGGCCAGGATGCATGATGCCCAGCGCGCGAAATGGCGCGAGGAAGCGCTTGAGAACTGGAATGCGAGCCCGATTACACTGCCGCGCCTAGCAACTGAGGTGTGGGCGAAGATCAGGTATGAGGACTGGGTCCTGACGACGAACCCGTTCGAAGACTGGGCGCCCAAACTCTGGGATTTCGAAAAGCATTATCGCTGGACGGGCAGAGGTCTGGGGCCCGGAACACAAATCGGGCTTTCTCTCGGCATCGCTCTCGCACATCGTGGCACTGGACGCCTCGTCGTCAATTGCCAGACAGACGGCGATCTGCTCTTCGATGTCGGTGCGCTTTGGTTCGCCGCCAAGCACAAAGTGCCGTTCCTCTGCGTCATGCACAACAACCGCGCCTATTACAATGATTGGGAACACCAGGTGACCGTGGCCGAACAGCGCGGGACGCCGGTCAACCGCGCTCATATCGGCATGGACCTGTTTGATCCTGCGCCCGATTTTGCAACGCTGGCCCGAGGGTGCGGCTGGTATGCCGAAGGCCCGATCGAGGATCCGGCAGACGTCGGCCCGGCGCTGGAGCGTGCGATCGCCAAAGTGAAAAGCGGCGTTCCCGCGCTGATCGACACGATTACCCAATTCACCGGTTGA
- the guaD gene encoding guanine deaminase, which produces MSELLIRGRVLTFVKEPEGIDDTASYRFFEDGAVLVRNGKVAGVGAHADVAKQAGDGVKVADHRPHLVLPGLIDTHLHFPQTQAIASYGAQLLEWLNTYIFVEEQKFKAPEHAAFIAGRFMDELLANGTTTAVAYCSVHPESVDAFFNAAEARNMRMVGGKVMMDRNAPEALTDTPEKGYEETKRLIAKWHGRGRAHYAISPRFAITSTPGQMEMSRALVAEHPDCYVQTHLSENKDEIAFATSLYPQAKDYTDIYARYDLLGRKTLLGHCIHLSDREISVLAETGAVGVFCPTSNLFLGSGLFDRDRFDRLGARYSVATDVGAGTSFSMLETMDEAYKVLHLQGQRLSPLNSFYMMTLGNARALDLEHCIGSLHVGADADIVVLDSRAKPAMELRMQVASSLTEELFILQTMGDDRSVAEVYVAGKPMKCGARGASAPAPSARMFETA; this is translated from the coding sequence ATGAGCGAGTTGCTGATCCGTGGCCGGGTGCTGACCTTCGTCAAGGAGCCCGAGGGCATCGATGACACCGCTTCCTACCGCTTTTTCGAGGATGGCGCCGTGCTTGTCCGGAATGGCAAGGTCGCCGGTGTCGGTGCCCATGCTGACGTCGCGAAACAGGCGGGCGACGGCGTGAAGGTCGCCGATCATCGTCCCCATCTCGTCCTGCCCGGTCTTATCGACACGCATCTGCACTTCCCGCAGACGCAGGCGATCGCCTCCTACGGAGCGCAGCTTCTGGAGTGGCTGAACACCTATATCTTCGTCGAAGAGCAGAAGTTCAAAGCGCCTGAGCATGCGGCCTTCATCGCCGGCCGCTTCATGGACGAATTGCTCGCCAACGGCACCACGACGGCGGTCGCCTACTGCTCCGTGCATCCGGAAAGCGTCGATGCCTTCTTCAACGCGGCAGAGGCGCGCAACATGCGGATGGTCGGCGGCAAGGTGATGATGGACCGCAACGCACCGGAGGCACTCACCGACACGCCTGAGAAGGGCTATGAGGAGACCAAGCGCCTGATCGCCAAATGGCATGGCCGTGGTCGGGCGCATTATGCGATCAGCCCGCGTTTCGCTATTACCTCGACGCCCGGGCAGATGGAGATGAGCCGGGCGCTCGTGGCGGAACATCCGGACTGTTACGTCCAGACGCATCTTTCGGAAAACAAGGACGAGATCGCCTTCGCAACCTCGCTTTATCCGCAGGCGAAGGACTACACGGATATCTACGCGCGCTATGATCTTCTCGGTCGCAAGACGCTGCTCGGCCATTGCATCCATCTGAGCGACCGCGAGATATCCGTGCTGGCCGAGACCGGAGCGGTCGGCGTGTTCTGCCCGACGTCCAATCTCTTCCTCGGCAGCGGCTTGTTCGACCGCGATCGCTTCGACAGGCTCGGCGCCCGCTATTCGGTTGCGACCGATGTCGGCGCTGGAACGAGCTTCTCGATGCTGGAGACCATGGACGAGGCCTACAAGGTGCTGCATCTCCAGGGCCAGCGGCTTTCGCCGCTCAACTCTTTCTACATGATGACGCTGGGTAACGCCCGCGCGCTCGATCTCGAGCATTGCATTGGCTCGCTCCACGTCGGCGCCGACGCGGACATCGTCGTTCTCGACAGCCGCGCGAAACCCGCGATGGAGCTCCGGATGCAGGTGGCGTCTTCGCTGACCGAGGAGCTTTTCATCCTACAGACGATGGGCGACGATCGCTCGGTGGCCGAAGTTTATGTCGCCGGCAAGCCGATGAAGTGCGGTGCTCGCGGGGCGTCTGCGCCCGCCCCTTCGGCGAGGATGTTTGAAACCGCCTGA
- a CDS encoding aldehyde dehydrogenase family protein, with translation MGDIVFPAERGLFYGGSWHAPVKGGVKHSISPATGENLGPVPEATLEDAELAIAAAQEGFEEWRKVLPLERGKIMKEAAAVIRRHGPELTLLDAVDGGNPMTPMVKDAVSAVQRFEFFAGLVTEMKGASIPVGPDAVNFSVREPLGIVARITAFNHPFQFCASKIASALAAGNAVILKPSEQAPLSGLRLAELIGPLFPAGTLNVLTGGRELGQVLSSHPSIAAVSLVGSVPTGRAVMRSAADTLKKVALELGGKNALIAFPDADPDRVAAAAVAGMNYAWCGQSCGSMSRLFLHDAIHDEVVERIGKYISRFKPGLPTDPATTMGSLISRAHYEKVLGFIETGKSEGARVVYGGKRPDDPELAEGCFIEPTVFVDVKQSMRIAMEEIFGPVQSVIRWSDEQAMLKDVNCVEYGLTSSIYTNDLEKAHRTAAAVQAGYIWVNSTSRHVLGAPFGGYKQSGLGREECLEELLAATQEKNINIHFSGARAQMAS, from the coding sequence ATGGGAGATATCGTTTTCCCGGCGGAGCGCGGACTCTTCTACGGCGGCAGCTGGCACGCTCCCGTCAAGGGCGGAGTGAAACACAGCATCAGCCCGGCAACCGGCGAGAACCTCGGACCGGTTCCGGAAGCGACCCTCGAAGATGCGGAACTGGCGATTGCTGCGGCGCAGGAAGGTTTTGAAGAATGGCGCAAAGTCCTGCCGCTTGAGCGGGGCAAGATCATGAAGGAAGCGGCGGCCGTCATTCGCCGCCACGGGCCGGAGCTGACCTTGCTCGATGCGGTCGATGGCGGCAATCCGATGACACCGATGGTCAAGGATGCGGTCTCGGCCGTCCAAAGATTTGAGTTTTTCGCGGGTCTGGTGACCGAGATGAAGGGAGCGTCGATCCCGGTTGGCCCGGATGCCGTAAACTTCTCGGTACGAGAACCGCTCGGTATCGTGGCCAGAATTACGGCATTCAATCATCCGTTCCAGTTCTGCGCGAGCAAGATCGCCTCCGCCTTGGCAGCCGGCAACGCCGTCATCCTGAAGCCGTCCGAGCAGGCGCCATTGTCAGGGCTCCGTCTGGCAGAATTGATCGGCCCGCTTTTCCCTGCCGGCACGCTCAATGTGCTGACCGGCGGTCGCGAGCTTGGCCAGGTCTTGTCATCGCATCCATCGATTGCGGCCGTCTCGCTCGTTGGCAGCGTACCGACTGGCCGAGCGGTGATGCGTTCGGCAGCCGACACTCTCAAGAAGGTGGCGCTGGAGCTTGGAGGCAAGAACGCGCTCATCGCCTTTCCGGATGCCGATCCGGATCGTGTGGCGGCGGCAGCCGTCGCCGGCATGAATTACGCCTGGTGCGGCCAATCCTGCGGCTCGATGAGCCGCCTCTTCCTGCATGATGCCATTCATGACGAAGTTGTTGAGCGCATTGGCAAATATATCAGCCGCTTCAAGCCTGGCCTGCCAACCGACCCTGCAACGACCATGGGGTCGCTGATCAGCCGCGCGCATTACGAAAAGGTTCTTGGCTTCATCGAAACCGGCAAGTCGGAGGGCGCGCGCGTCGTCTATGGCGGCAAACGACCCGATGATCCGGAGCTTGCCGAAGGCTGCTTTATAGAGCCGACGGTCTTCGTCGACGTAAAGCAATCGATGCGTATCGCGATGGAAGAGATCTTCGGTCCGGTGCAGTCGGTCATCCGGTGGTCTGACGAGCAAGCCATGCTGAAAGACGTCAATTGCGTCGAATACGGGCTGACATCATCGATCTACACCAACGACCTCGAAAAGGCGCACCGGACGGCGGCGGCCGTTCAGGCTGGCTACATTTGGGTAAACAGCACCAGCCGGCACGTGCTCGGGGCGCCCTTCGGCGGCTACAAGCAGTCTGGACTGGGACGCGAGGAGTGTCTCGAGGAACTGCTTGCCGCGACACAGGAGAAGAACATCAACATCCACTTCTCCGGGGCACGGGCGCAAATGGCTTCATGA